In a genomic window of Pseudoglutamicibacter albus:
- a CDS encoding potassium channel beta subunit family protein yields the protein MSENSMEYNRLGRAGLKVSELSFGSWVTFGDTIDTGLAKECMQAAADAGVNFFDNAEVYAGGKSEEIMGQAIEELGWRRSEYIISTKLFWGISDGKVNLTNTLNRKYLMQGIDGSLERLGLDFVDLIYCHRPDPETKIEETVWAMSDIVASGKALYWGTSEWSADEIRAAYEIAERHHLHKPYMEQPQYNLLERTKVEKEYARLYKDIGLGLTTWSPLAGGILTGKYLNDIPEGSRAAGRYGKILESAIADETQKDRVRKLVEMAAQLDVTPAQLSLAWLLKNPNVSTVITGATSLAQLNENLGALDAKAALTEEAKAELDQIFA from the coding sequence ATGAGCGAGAACAGTATGGAATACAACCGTCTTGGACGTGCAGGCCTCAAAGTTTCCGAGCTTTCCTTCGGCTCATGGGTCACTTTCGGAGACACCATCGACACCGGGCTTGCTAAGGAATGCATGCAGGCAGCCGCCGATGCCGGCGTCAACTTCTTCGATAACGCTGAAGTGTATGCGGGCGGAAAGTCCGAAGAGATCATGGGGCAGGCCATCGAAGAACTTGGCTGGAGGCGCTCCGAGTACATCATCTCCACCAAACTGTTCTGGGGAATCTCAGATGGCAAGGTCAATCTGACCAACACCCTGAACCGCAAGTACCTCATGCAGGGCATCGACGGCTCACTCGAACGCCTAGGGCTGGACTTCGTGGACCTCATCTATTGCCACCGGCCCGACCCGGAAACCAAGATTGAGGAAACCGTGTGGGCAATGAGCGACATCGTCGCTAGCGGCAAGGCACTGTATTGGGGCACATCGGAATGGTCAGCCGATGAGATTCGCGCGGCCTACGAGATCGCCGAACGCCACCATCTGCATAAGCCCTACATGGAGCAGCCCCAGTACAACCTCTTGGAACGTACCAAGGTCGAGAAAGAATACGCGCGCCTATATAAGGACATTGGCCTGGGCCTGACCACGTGGTCACCGTTGGCTGGCGGCATCCTGACTGGTAAATACCTAAACGACATCCCGGAAGGCTCCCGCGCCGCTGGCCGGTATGGGAAGATCCTCGAATCCGCTATCGCAGATGAGACGCAGAAGGATCGAGTGCGCAAACTCGTTGAGATGGCCGCGCAGCTCGATGTGACTCCCGCTCAGCTCTCGCTGGCATGGCTTTTGAAGAACCCGAACGTCTCCACAGTCATCACCGGCGCAACCTCGCTTGCTCAGCTCAACGAAAACCTCGGAGCGCTCGATGCGAAAGCCGCCCTCACCGAGGAGGCTAAAGCGGAACTCGACCAGATTTTCGCCTAG
- a CDS encoding ABC transporter ATP-binding protein, with translation MSKHADPNKPVDSTAVSGASVNADATSATDCAATSDSTAPAIASTAARKSRDGEVVLSFDNLKVDFITSESHVKAVKGVTLDVRRGEVLALVGESGSGKSVTSLSAMGLLADTAEIRGEAHVAGTQVIGLPAEKMRRMRATKVAMVFQEPMTALNPVLTVEKQLTEAMEVHNVAYGQAATEKAIELLDRVGIPDAAKRIKQYPHQFSGGQRQRIVIAMALACDPEVIIADEPTTALDVTVQAEVLDLLRELKDTLDVAILLITHNMGVVADLADRVAVMFMGELVEQGEAREILTNPSHPYTQRLLAAVPRLEDVNIDSSHLGDEITELTARIEQERANDEVVVSVHDVAVEYKVRRGKFRAVEGANFNVAKGRTTALVGESGSGKSTLAKAVLGLLPIAEGELHIGGKDLTKLRGREAKEMRRKMGVIFQDPAASLDPRFPIGDCITEPMVVHKVGDKKSRIERAKTLLDAVKLPADVINRYPHELSGGQKQRVGIARALALDPTLLIADEPTSALDVSVQAVVLEMLTELQNEFGFACLFVSHDLAVVDHLADDVVVMRSGKVVEQGPADLVLHYPREEYTRELLAAAPVPDPELQAARRRARLKLG, from the coding sequence GTGAGCAAGCACGCGGACCCAAACAAGCCCGTGGACAGCACTGCCGTCTCCGGAGCATCAGTGAACGCTGACGCGACGTCCGCAACTGACTGCGCAGCCACGTCCGACAGCACGGCGCCTGCAATTGCGTCTACTGCTGCCCGAAAGAGCCGTGACGGTGAAGTTGTGTTGTCATTCGACAACCTCAAGGTCGACTTCATCACCAGCGAATCGCACGTCAAGGCAGTCAAAGGCGTCACCCTCGATGTACGCCGCGGCGAAGTCCTGGCCCTCGTAGGCGAGTCCGGTTCCGGTAAATCCGTAACGAGCCTTTCGGCTATGGGCTTGCTCGCTGACACAGCAGAGATCCGGGGTGAAGCGCACGTTGCGGGAACCCAGGTGATCGGGTTGCCAGCCGAGAAGATGCGCCGTATGCGCGCAACCAAAGTAGCGATGGTCTTCCAGGAGCCGATGACCGCTCTCAACCCGGTGCTCACGGTCGAAAAACAGCTGACCGAGGCGATGGAAGTTCACAACGTCGCATACGGTCAAGCAGCCACTGAGAAAGCTATCGAGCTCCTCGACCGCGTAGGTATCCCGGATGCCGCTAAGCGCATCAAACAGTACCCACACCAGTTCTCGGGTGGTCAGCGTCAGCGCATCGTGATCGCGATGGCTTTGGCGTGTGATCCTGAGGTCATCATCGCGGACGAACCGACCACCGCACTCGACGTGACTGTTCAGGCTGAGGTCCTGGATCTTCTGCGTGAGCTCAAAGACACCCTCGATGTTGCGATTCTGCTGATCACGCACAACATGGGTGTTGTTGCGGACCTCGCAGACCGTGTTGCGGTGATGTTCATGGGCGAGCTTGTGGAACAGGGCGAGGCACGTGAGATTCTCACGAACCCGAGCCACCCGTACACTCAGCGTCTGCTGGCAGCGGTTCCGCGCCTCGAAGACGTCAACATTGACAGCTCCCACTTGGGGGATGAAATCACGGAACTCACCGCACGTATCGAACAAGAACGTGCCAACGATGAGGTTGTGGTTTCTGTCCACGACGTCGCTGTTGAATATAAAGTTCGCCGCGGTAAGTTCCGCGCCGTTGAAGGCGCTAACTTCAACGTCGCAAAGGGCCGCACCACGGCCCTGGTGGGGGAGTCCGGTTCCGGTAAATCCACGCTCGCTAAGGCTGTGCTCGGCCTGCTGCCGATCGCGGAAGGTGAGCTACACATCGGTGGCAAGGACCTCACCAAACTACGCGGACGTGAAGCTAAGGAGATGCGCCGGAAGATGGGCGTGATCTTCCAGGACCCTGCCGCCTCGCTGGACCCACGGTTCCCAATTGGTGACTGCATCACCGAGCCGATGGTTGTGCACAAGGTAGGGGACAAGAAATCACGCATCGAGCGAGCCAAAACGCTGCTGGATGCCGTGAAGCTCCCAGCCGACGTCATCAACCGCTACCCGCACGAGCTCTCAGGCGGGCAGAAGCAGCGTGTCGGTATCGCCCGTGCGCTCGCTTTGGATCCAACCCTGCTGATCGCTGATGAGCCGACATCCGCACTCGACGTTTCGGTTCAGGCTGTGGTTCTGGAGATGCTGACCGAGTTGCAGAATGAATTCGGCTTCGCGTGCCTGTTTGTATCCCATGACCTCGCGGTTGTGGATCACCTCGCGGACGACGTCGTGGTGATGCGCTCGGGCAAGGTCGTCGAGCAAGGCCCGGCTGACCTCGTGCTGCACTACCCTCGTGAGGAATACACGCGTGAACTACTCGCGGCGGCGCCGGTCCCAGACCCAGAGCTGCAGGCGGCGCGCCGCCGTGCACGCCTTAAGCTCGGCTAA
- a CDS encoding ABC transporter permease — MLTFILRRLGISVLILLLATFVVYALIQFSGDPLAGMRELASDPKVRVAMEARIRNLQLDTPWGLRYLDWLKGASACLIGQCDLGIDVNGNDVGARLAAAADSTLRLVTLSVILAIVIGIGIGVLTAVRQYSDLDYIVTFLAFVFFSLPVFWAAVLLKEYAAINYNNWIADPSFSTMQVVLTALIAGFVIQLFMGGAWKRRLFSFLATAVIVGVAMVTFTAQDFWRYPSLPPWVIALIVIGVAVFATSSAVGIKNKEGHRHVLLPALICAVLVMVVFYAGYNIFLEPTALILFIGFLLAIAVPWLLGFFLGGRLRVQAISASLATVGVGVALTMIWHIFNAWPEFLEAKPRPISTIGSQTPNFEGGFWLQTLDRGSQILLPTILLTVVSVASYSRYTRATMMEINSQDYIRTARAKGLPERTVILRHAFRNALIPIVTIVVMDFAALIGGAIITEQVFGWKGMGELFQTGLNNVDPNPVMAFVVVTGGIAVLFNLLADVIYALIDPRIRV, encoded by the coding sequence GTGCTGACATTTATCCTCCGGCGTCTGGGTATCTCAGTCCTGATCCTGTTACTAGCCACCTTCGTGGTCTATGCACTGATCCAATTCTCAGGTGACCCGCTAGCAGGGATGCGCGAACTCGCATCCGACCCTAAGGTTCGCGTGGCTATGGAAGCCCGCATCAGGAACCTTCAACTCGACACCCCATGGGGTCTGCGATACCTCGACTGGCTCAAAGGCGCTTCGGCCTGCCTCATCGGTCAGTGCGACCTCGGTATTGATGTCAACGGAAACGATGTTGGAGCCCGCCTCGCGGCAGCAGCAGACTCGACCCTGCGCCTCGTGACGCTCTCTGTGATCCTCGCGATCGTGATCGGCATCGGCATCGGTGTTCTGACCGCTGTGCGTCAGTACTCCGACCTCGACTACATCGTCACCTTCCTCGCTTTCGTGTTCTTCTCCCTGCCAGTGTTCTGGGCGGCCGTGCTGCTCAAGGAATACGCGGCTATCAACTACAACAACTGGATAGCCGACCCAAGCTTCTCAACCATGCAAGTGGTCCTTACAGCACTCATAGCCGGTTTCGTGATCCAGCTCTTCATGGGAGGCGCCTGGAAACGCCGCCTGTTCAGCTTCCTCGCAACCGCGGTGATCGTCGGTGTTGCGATGGTCACCTTCACTGCACAAGACTTCTGGCGCTACCCGTCCTTGCCACCGTGGGTCATCGCGCTCATCGTGATCGGGGTTGCTGTCTTCGCGACCTCCTCGGCCGTCGGTATCAAGAACAAGGAAGGCCACCGCCACGTCCTGTTGCCAGCACTCATCTGTGCAGTGCTTGTCATGGTCGTCTTCTACGCCGGCTACAACATCTTCCTCGAGCCAACCGCGCTGATCCTGTTCATCGGTTTCTTGCTCGCGATCGCCGTCCCGTGGCTGCTCGGCTTCTTCCTCGGTGGGCGCCTGCGCGTCCAAGCCATCAGCGCATCGCTGGCAACCGTCGGCGTAGGTGTGGCACTCACCATGATCTGGCACATCTTCAACGCGTGGCCAGAATTCCTGGAAGCCAAGCCACGTCCGATCTCCACGATCGGCTCCCAGACGCCAAACTTCGAAGGCGGCTTCTGGCTACAAACCCTCGACCGTGGTTCGCAGATTCTGCTACCAACCATCCTGTTGACCGTCGTTTCCGTCGCCTCCTACTCGCGCTACACCCGCGCAACCATGATGGAAATCAACTCGCAGGACTACATCCGCACCGCACGCGCTAAAGGCTTACCGGAGCGCACCGTGATCCTGCGCCACGCATTCCGAAACGCACTCATCCCAATCGTGACCATTGTGGTGATGGACTTCGCCGCCCTGATTGGCGGCGCGATCATCACCGAGCAAGTGTTCGGTTGGAAGGGCATGGGTGAGCTCTTCCAGACCGGCCTCAACAACGTTGACCCCAACCCCGTCATGGCTTTCGTAGTTGTCACAGGCGGTATCGCCGTGCTCTTCAACCTCCTGGCTGACGTGATCTACGCCCTCATCGACCCGAGGATCCGAGTATGA
- a CDS encoding ABC transporter permease: MTQNTPENKSNKTIEASTDERVSISAIEDARLASKETKSLSQGQLVLRRFLRHKPAMISAVVLAFIIIVSITSIGISAFGITIPGWWRFDYIEQGDIVDGGAPSATHWFGQDALGVDYFALVMRGTQVSLIIAVLVGVVSTALGTLLGAISGYFRGFIDGLIMRIADIFFVVPLLLIAAIVGRIAGSAVNSPWFLGLLLGCVSWAGLSRLVRSQVLSLREREFIDAARAMGASTNRIVMKHLIPNTVGTILVNATLAIAAAVLLETSLSYLGYGVRPPQSSLGLLISTYQNSFTTRPWLFWWPGLMILTIALTINFIGDGLRDAFDPRQGAGRRKRSLWSFIFPGSANRRGAWETETATAGTTKSEKDTVEEVSEVPIAHESDQGTPTLDDVKPDTPEGDKK; encoded by the coding sequence ATGACTCAGAACACCCCAGAAAACAAGAGCAATAAAACCATCGAGGCCTCGACCGATGAGCGCGTCTCGATCTCCGCGATCGAAGATGCCCGCCTGGCGAGCAAAGAAACCAAGTCCCTATCCCAAGGGCAGCTGGTTCTGCGGCGCTTCCTGCGCCACAAGCCAGCGATGATCTCCGCGGTCGTTCTCGCGTTCATCATCATTGTCTCCATCACCTCGATCGGAATCTCCGCATTCGGGATCACGATCCCTGGCTGGTGGCGCTTCGACTACATCGAACAAGGCGACATCGTCGACGGTGGGGCACCATCGGCAACCCACTGGTTCGGACAAGACGCTCTCGGCGTTGACTACTTCGCGCTCGTGATGCGCGGAACCCAGGTTTCGCTCATCATCGCGGTCCTCGTTGGCGTTGTCTCGACCGCACTGGGAACCCTGCTCGGCGCGATTTCCGGCTACTTCCGCGGATTCATCGACGGCCTCATCATGCGTATCGCGGACATCTTCTTCGTTGTCCCGCTGCTGCTCATCGCGGCGATCGTCGGCCGCATCGCAGGGTCGGCAGTGAACTCGCCCTGGTTCCTCGGCCTCCTGCTCGGCTGTGTTTCGTGGGCAGGCCTCTCACGTCTGGTGCGTTCCCAGGTGCTCTCGCTACGTGAACGCGAATTCATCGACGCGGCGCGCGCGATGGGCGCATCGACCAACCGCATCGTGATGAAGCACCTCATCCCCAACACCGTCGGCACGATCCTCGTGAACGCGACCCTGGCCATCGCCGCGGCCGTGCTGCTCGAGACCTCGCTGTCCTACCTCGGCTACGGTGTACGTCCACCACAGTCCTCGCTGGGTCTGCTGATTTCCACCTACCAAAACTCGTTCACGACCCGCCCATGGCTGTTCTGGTGGCCGGGCCTGATGATCCTCACGATCGCCTTGACCATCAACTTCATCGGTGACGGCCTGCGCGACGCGTTCGACCCACGCCAGGGTGCAGGCCGCCGCAAGCGTTCCCTGTGGTCCTTCATTTTCCCTGGCAGCGCAAACCGCCGTGGCGCATGGGAGACCGAGACCGCAACCGCAGGTACCACCAAGTCTGAGAAGGACACGGTCGAAGAGGTCTCTGAAGTGCCGATTGCGCACGAGTCTGACCAAGGGACGCCTACACTGGACGACGTCAAACCAGACACCCCAGAAGGAGACAAGAAGTGA
- a CDS encoding alpha/beta fold hydrolase: protein MAESEAPDAKLTDTNLPDANLPVQVVGEGPVPVVFLHGLMGRGRNFISIARALSEVATSYLVDLPNHGAAEWTDDFSYDQMADSVVATLKTRDVDSAVVVGHSMGGKVAMKVALRHGSCAADGGESGGRASAADGTPFVRALAVIDISPRPADYEANKAPFKHLLDSVLDLDLPRIEKRADADAALASEVEEPGVRAFLLQNLQRDGNGWSWQPNVASLRSWLSKVGDFPLTSEDHPYEGPVVWVGGSESGYITDEDTALMRELFPGMRKVMVKGAGHWVHADRPDVVIQILSRLIQEAAE, encoded by the coding sequence ATGGCTGAGTCTGAAGCACCCGATGCGAAGTTAACCGATACCAACCTGCCTGACGCTAACCTCCCGGTCCAGGTTGTGGGGGAGGGGCCCGTCCCGGTCGTGTTCCTGCACGGTCTGATGGGGCGGGGCCGTAACTTCATCTCGATTGCGAGAGCTCTATCTGAGGTTGCGACGTCCTATCTAGTTGATCTGCCGAACCACGGCGCTGCCGAATGGACTGACGATTTTTCCTACGACCAGATGGCTGATTCGGTGGTCGCAACCCTCAAAACCCGCGACGTTGACTCTGCCGTGGTTGTGGGGCACTCGATGGGCGGCAAGGTCGCCATGAAGGTCGCGCTGCGTCACGGTAGCTGCGCGGCAGACGGCGGCGAATCGGGCGGCAGGGCCTCCGCCGCAGATGGCACGCCTTTTGTGCGCGCGCTCGCGGTCATCGATATATCGCCGCGCCCTGCGGACTATGAAGCCAACAAAGCACCCTTCAAACATTTGCTGGATAGCGTGCTTGATCTAGACCTTCCGCGTATCGAGAAACGCGCTGATGCCGATGCGGCATTGGCATCAGAGGTCGAGGAGCCTGGGGTGCGGGCTTTCCTGTTGCAGAACCTTCAGCGTGATGGCAATGGATGGTCCTGGCAGCCCAACGTAGCGAGCCTGCGCAGCTGGCTGAGTAAGGTCGGTGACTTCCCACTCACATCTGAGGACCACCCGTATGAGGGTCCCGTTGTGTGGGTTGGTGGCTCGGAGTCCGGATACATCACGGATGAGGATACTGCGCTGATGCGGGAACTGTTCCCGGGCATGCGCAAGGTCATGGTCAAAGGAGCCGGACACTGGGTGCATGCGGACCGCCCCGACGTGGTTATACAGATCCTGTCGCGACTCATACAGGAAGCCGCTGAGTAG
- a CDS encoding APC family permease: protein MSTETHGGAATAASANAPQEGELKKTQKPAWVFAVAVGSAVGWGAFVLPVDWLHQGGVVGAALGMAIGGSLIALIALSYGIVIKALPVTGGEVAYALVAFGRRHAFIVGWFLTLGYLCIVALNASAMALVARRLAPGIMEQVHLWTIAGFNVYLPEVIFASACLILFGWLNIRGAAFGGRVQFVAVVVMLIAVVLIVIGVVAMAGRNELSFGPAFPTDVPPMAAIITLVAIAPWAFIGFDNVPQVAGEFNFSPRKALGLILFAIFAAVAIYVLMIMAVSLSAGPGIENIGDDTWAPADVIAGVLGQFGVVLLVIGVSMGIFTGLNGFTMSASRVVLALGRARMLPEATAKISPRFHTPHVALIVVVALCLITPWFGRAALSWVVDMSSVGVTIAYFYTCLCAFKVMHRDRSLMRAAGERVPFLITLSGPVALLGAAISVLFLLLLFLPFSPGALSTPSLIALIVWLVLGVGFFLVRRPRFEALTEEETREVMLGEHQDVYLDQDHIDEEVERITGAIPIVPMPGADTSNMAPHTAAAAETLAEQEPDDPDPAKPMK, encoded by the coding sequence ATGAGTACCGAAACTCACGGTGGCGCTGCCACCGCGGCGAGTGCAAATGCCCCGCAAGAAGGCGAACTTAAAAAGACGCAGAAACCTGCTTGGGTTTTCGCGGTAGCTGTTGGTTCCGCAGTTGGTTGGGGCGCGTTCGTGCTCCCCGTCGATTGGCTCCATCAAGGTGGTGTGGTCGGCGCGGCACTCGGTATGGCTATCGGCGGTAGCCTTATCGCGCTCATTGCGTTGAGCTACGGCATCGTTATCAAGGCCCTGCCTGTCACAGGTGGCGAGGTCGCTTATGCCCTGGTTGCTTTCGGACGGCGTCACGCGTTCATTGTCGGCTGGTTCCTCACCCTCGGTTACCTCTGTATCGTTGCGCTGAACGCCTCTGCGATGGCGCTTGTCGCCAGGCGTCTAGCGCCCGGGATCATGGAGCAAGTCCACTTGTGGACTATCGCAGGGTTCAACGTGTATCTGCCTGAGGTCATCTTCGCGTCCGCGTGCCTCATCCTGTTTGGCTGGCTCAACATTCGTGGTGCGGCTTTCGGTGGCCGTGTTCAGTTCGTCGCGGTTGTCGTGATGCTGATTGCTGTTGTGCTCATCGTGATCGGTGTAGTCGCTATGGCTGGCCGCAACGAACTCAGTTTCGGCCCGGCTTTCCCAACGGATGTTCCACCTATGGCCGCGATCATCACGCTCGTTGCGATCGCCCCATGGGCGTTCATCGGTTTCGATAACGTCCCGCAGGTTGCAGGTGAGTTCAACTTCTCGCCACGTAAGGCCTTGGGCCTCATTCTGTTCGCGATCTTCGCAGCAGTTGCGATCTACGTCCTCATGATCATGGCGGTATCGCTCTCTGCCGGCCCGGGCATCGAAAATATCGGTGACGACACGTGGGCACCTGCCGATGTGATCGCCGGCGTCCTCGGCCAGTTCGGCGTGGTCCTGCTGGTCATCGGCGTCTCGATGGGCATCTTCACCGGCCTCAACGGCTTCACGATGTCCGCATCCCGTGTAGTGCTTGCCCTCGGACGGGCACGCATGTTGCCGGAAGCTACCGCGAAAATCAGCCCGCGCTTCCACACGCCGCACGTTGCGCTCATCGTGGTGGTTGCACTGTGCCTGATCACCCCGTGGTTCGGGCGTGCCGCGCTCAGCTGGGTGGTGGACATGAGCTCGGTGGGTGTCACCATCGCGTACTTCTATACGTGCTTGTGCGCGTTCAAGGTCATGCACCGCGACCGTTCCCTCATGCGTGCTGCTGGGGAGCGCGTACCGTTTTTGATTACGCTTTCCGGCCCGGTCGCGCTACTGGGTGCCGCGATTTCTGTGCTGTTCCTCTTGTTGCTGTTCTTGCCGTTCTCCCCTGGCGCGCTCAGCACGCCATCGCTCATTGCGCTGATCGTGTGGCTTGTTCTGGGTGTCGGGTTCTTCCTGGTCCGCCGGCCACGCTTCGAAGCCCTCACGGAAGAAGAAACCCGCGAGGTCATGCTGGGTGAACACCAGGACGTCTACCTGGACCAGGACCACATTGACGAAGAGGTAGAGCGCATCACCGGCGCAATCCCGATTGTGCCGATGCCTGGAGCCGACACCTCCAACATGGCACCGCACACTGCAGCGGCTGCCGAGACGCTGGCCGAGCAAGAACCGGATGACCCAGACCCTGCCAAGCCGATGAAGTAG
- a CDS encoding patatin-like phospholipase family protein, with the protein MLGLALGGGGARGLCHVGVWHELEQLEVRPEVIAGTSMGGIIGALIAAGHDAAKIREISESVDWWKVLNWGLSGRVLSTKRLRSFLGQYLPETFEELETPLVVVATDVASGTTRYLHSGNLLAAVHASAAFPGVLEPVRVGSDLLMDGGMLNQLPVDAAHFFGAKNVVAVNATALEAVDMTKESQPVPTGRFINGTFKEAVRGIEIMQAQLIKVRLSLFPPDVLIDPQMDDVGFTSFNKFQRAAEAGEKATRELAEQLKALVSKPAP; encoded by the coding sequence GTGCTTGGTTTAGCGTTGGGTGGCGGTGGTGCCCGAGGTTTGTGCCATGTGGGGGTGTGGCATGAGCTGGAGCAGCTCGAAGTGCGCCCGGAGGTGATCGCCGGGACGAGCATGGGCGGGATCATCGGCGCGTTGATCGCCGCTGGTCATGATGCGGCGAAGATCCGCGAGATCAGTGAGAGCGTGGACTGGTGGAAGGTGTTGAACTGGGGTCTCAGCGGCCGCGTGCTCTCAACTAAGCGTCTGCGGTCTTTCTTAGGCCAGTATTTGCCCGAAACCTTCGAGGAGCTCGAGACTCCACTGGTTGTTGTGGCCACGGATGTCGCTAGCGGAACCACCCGTTATCTGCATTCGGGGAACCTGCTTGCTGCAGTGCACGCTTCGGCCGCGTTCCCTGGGGTCTTGGAGCCGGTCCGGGTCGGTAGTGACCTGTTGATGGATGGCGGGATGCTGAACCAGCTTCCGGTGGATGCGGCGCATTTCTTCGGCGCCAAGAACGTGGTCGCGGTGAATGCGACCGCACTGGAAGCGGTCGATATGACTAAGGAATCTCAGCCTGTACCGACCGGCAGGTTCATCAATGGCACATTCAAGGAGGCGGTGCGCGGCATCGAGATCATGCAGGCGCAACTGATCAAAGTTCGGTTGTCTCTGTTCCCTCCGGATGTGCTGATTGACCCGCAAATGGACGATGTGGGCTTCACCTCGTTCAACAAGTTCCAGCGTGCCGCTGAAGCGGGGGAGAAAGCAACACGGGAACTAGCCGAACAACTGAAAGCGCTCGTCTCTAAGCCCGCGCCATAG
- a CDS encoding ABC transporter family substrate-binding protein, which produces MTGVDMRLKRISMAVAATAAASLALTACSPGGSQDKKKDDKGGDSQTVGDAKQFEGSGRFELSDVETQNKEIKITVGSVEYGGYNGLTPDTYSTYTSAVAGTYMPGFWYYGTDGKIYQNKDMGSYKLISEDPMKVEYTIHEDAVWSDGTPITVADAISAWGTQTTLSSPDAEKDDDGNAAPLFNNVSNDLVDMVPDGPQGDPKGKKFTVTFKEPNPDWELQTWLSFPAHVIAKNGDLSTEEYIKALQDQDGKKLEKAAEFWNKGWNRGAGKLPKEEDNVSGGPYILDSWQQGESVTVKANPKYWGEKPGVEKLTFRFIDDSAMVQGLKNKDVQVIAPQTTPDIADQLKGLEGSNEAKLYSGNQLTWEHLDFNFRKGNVMEDLDIRKAFAMCVPRQEIVDKLVKPINPDATVLNAREIFSDDENYEGVISESYNGEYDDVDVEGAKKLLKDKGKEGATVRIGYAAPNPRRSQQVQLIKNSCEKAGFKIEDVSAKDFFDPGGTLDTGKYEVALFAWAGSGQKTSGWNIYHSKGAQNYGKFKNADVDAAFDKMKKATADDAHLEAVKEAEKALWDNLYGIPIFQHPGMRAADPKIANIAHTVTQSGITWNADQWQYVK; this is translated from the coding sequence ATGACAGGAGTGGACATGCGTCTGAAGCGTATCTCCATGGCAGTTGCGGCAACCGCAGCTGCATCTCTGGCACTGACCGCTTGCTCCCCGGGCGGTAGCCAGGATAAAAAGAAGGACGACAAGGGCGGCGATAGCCAGACCGTTGGCGATGCTAAGCAGTTCGAAGGCTCGGGCCGTTTTGAACTCAGCGACGTAGAGACCCAGAACAAGGAAATCAAGATCACTGTGGGCTCCGTCGAATACGGCGGCTACAACGGTCTGACTCCAGATACCTACTCCACGTACACCTCCGCTGTTGCCGGCACCTACATGCCAGGTTTCTGGTACTACGGTACGGACGGCAAGATCTACCAGAACAAGGACATGGGCTCCTACAAGCTCATCTCCGAGGACCCGATGAAGGTCGAATACACCATCCACGAGGATGCTGTATGGTCCGACGGCACGCCGATCACCGTAGCTGACGCGATCTCCGCATGGGGCACCCAGACCACCTTGTCCTCCCCAGACGCCGAGAAGGATGACGACGGTAACGCCGCACCTCTGTTCAACAACGTCTCTAACGACCTCGTAGACATGGTTCCAGACGGCCCACAGGGTGACCCTAAGGGCAAGAAGTTCACTGTGACCTTCAAGGAACCAAACCCAGACTGGGAGCTGCAGACCTGGTTGTCCTTCCCAGCGCACGTCATCGCTAAGAACGGTGACTTGTCCACGGAAGAGTACATCAAGGCTCTCCAGGACCAGGACGGCAAGAAGCTCGAGAAGGCTGCAGAGTTCTGGAACAAGGGCTGGAACCGCGGCGCAGGCAAGCTCCCGAAGGAAGAGGACAACGTCTCCGGCGGCCCATACATCCTCGATTCCTGGCAGCAGGGCGAGTCCGTGACCGTCAAGGCCAACCCTAAGTACTGGGGCGAGAAGCCAGGTGTTGAGAAGCTCACCTTCCGCTTCATCGATGACTCCGCCATGGTTCAGGGCCTGAAGAACAAGGACGTTCAGGTCATCGCACCTCAGACCACCCCGGACATCGCTGACCAGCTCAAGGGCCTCGAAGGCTCCAACGAGGCCAAGCTGTACTCGGGTAACCAGCTGACCTGGGAGCACCTGGACTTCAACTTCCGCAAGGGCAATGTGATGGAGGACCTCGATATCCGCAAGGCCTTCGCCATGTGTGTTCCACGTCAGGAAATCGTTGACAAGCTCGTCAAGCCCATCAACCCAGATGCGACCGTGCTCAACGCACGCGAGATCTTCAGCGATGACGAAAACTACGAAGGCGTTATCTCCGAGTCCTACAACGGCGAATACGATGACGTCGACGTCGAGGGCGCCAAGAAGCTCCTGAAGGATAAGGGCAAGGAAGGCGCAACCGTTCGCATCGGCTACGCTGCACCGAACCCACGCCGTAGCCAGCAGGTCCAGCTGATCAAGAACTCCTGCGAGAAGGCCGGCTTCAAGATTGAAGACGTCTCCGCCAAGGACTTCTTCGATCCGGGCGGCACCCTAGATACAGGTAAGTACGAGGTAGCACTCTTCGCGTGGGCAGGCTCTGGCCAGAAGACCTCCGGCTGGAACATCTACCACTCGAAGGGCGCACAGAACTACGGTAAGTTCAAGAACGCCGATGTTGACGCCGCATTCGACAAGATGAAGAAGGCGACGGCTGACGATGCACACCTTGAAGCAGTCAAGGAAGCAGAGAAGGCTCTGTGGGATAACCTCTACGGCATCCCGATCTTCCAGCACCCAGGCATGCGTGCAGCTGATCCAAAGATCGCTAACATCGCGCACACTGTGACCCAGTCCGGTATTACCTGGAACGCTGACCAGTGGCAGTACGTTAAGTAA